In a single window of the Pseudomonadota bacterium genome:
- a CDS encoding bifunctional DNA primase/polymerase, with amino-acid sequence MGKTTLDKTTLQSALNYLARGFSVIPIRPDKTPYIQWAEFQTRLPSTEEIKTWWQKWPDAMIGIVTGKLSDLCAIDCDSEEGETAIEELLPDSIDIPTARTPGGGKHLYFKMPDEPIGNNTGAIPGVDFRGEGGYIILPPSQNSNGEGYKWIEGLSIENIALSLLPEKYKSIVKELSFSLSMRIGDEVNDPDNYGKLRLTTDSYGKCYQQGQRDDTLFHIANCLTKGGCEEDLARKTLELLALQCDPPFDLKDVNVKIDSALKRSTRRERNISEEVRKWVITTVGYFLTTEVHGELRLTTAEHKKACYSTLLRMCEAGELKKHGDRRGCFRAVDKNIEFMDFGNADLNNFVPLQLPLDIHLKTKFFPKSVIALMGVSGFGKTTFALNTIGLNFDSMPCFYFNSEMSREALKKKLSYFLIPMDTWVRKMKVIDDWDFNNIEDKIQPDAFNVVDYLEPEAEKTFNIHGVISTIIKKLNKGMALICIQKRPGSKLGTGGIYSIKASSLALAMDWGKIQIVKNRFREEDKSPSSNTIDFNIEHGCNFVKTHDWYVEQIF; translated from the coding sequence ATGGGAAAAACTACTCTCGATAAAACCACGTTGCAATCCGCATTAAATTACCTTGCAAGAGGTTTTTCAGTAATCCCTATTCGGCCCGATAAAACCCCCTATATCCAATGGGCAGAATTTCAAACGAGATTGCCTTCCACTGAGGAAATTAAAACATGGTGGCAGAAGTGGCCGGATGCCATGATAGGGATAGTAACGGGCAAGCTTAGCGATTTATGCGCTATTGATTGCGATAGCGAGGAGGGCGAAACCGCTATTGAGGAACTATTGCCGGATAGCATTGATATACCGACAGCAAGGACACCGGGGGGAGGTAAACATCTTTATTTTAAGATGCCAGACGAACCTATTGGAAACAATACCGGGGCAATCCCAGGGGTAGATTTCAGGGGCGAAGGGGGCTATATCATTTTACCGCCTTCACAAAATAGCAATGGAGAGGGTTATAAATGGATCGAGGGTTTAAGCATTGAAAATATAGCATTGTCTTTACTACCGGAAAAGTACAAGAGCATAGTTAAAGAACTATCTTTTTCTTTATCTATGCGTATAGGAGATGAAGTTAATGATCCCGATAACTACGGTAAGCTACGGTTAACTACGGATAGCTACGGGAAATGTTACCAGCAAGGACAGAGGGATGACACTCTTTTTCATATTGCCAACTGTTTGACTAAGGGTGGTTGTGAGGAAGACCTTGCTCGTAAGACATTGGAATTGCTTGCTTTACAGTGTGACCCGCCTTTTGATTTAAAAGATGTAAATGTTAAAATTGACTCAGCCTTAAAGAGGTCAACACGTCGGGAACGTAACATTTCTGAAGAGGTTCGAAAATGGGTGATAACTACGGTAGGCTACTTCTTAACTACGGAAGTACACGGAGAACTACGGTTAACTACGGCAGAACATAAAAAAGCTTGTTATTCGACATTGCTCAGGATGTGTGAAGCCGGAGAACTTAAGAAACATGGCGATCGGCGGGGGTGTTTCAGGGCAGTAGACAAAAACATAGAATTTATGGACTTTGGCAATGCTGATCTAAATAACTTTGTCCCTCTCCAATTACCCTTAGACATTCACCTGAAGACGAAGTTTTTCCCTAAATCGGTTATTGCTTTGATGGGTGTCTCAGGGTTCGGAAAAACCACCTTCGCATTAAACACGATTGGTTTGAACTTTGATTCTATGCCGTGCTTTTATTTCAATTCAGAAATGAGTCGAGAGGCTTTGAAGAAAAAACTATCTTACTTTCTTATCCCGATGGATACATGGGTCAGAAAAATGAAGGTGATAGATGATTGGGATTTCAACAATATTGAAGATAAAATACAACCAGACGCTTTTAATGTTGTCGATTATCTCGAACCAGAAGCAGAGAAAACTTTTAACATTCATGGCGTGATCTCAACTATCATCAAGAAATTAAATAAAGGTATGGCCCTTATATGTATCCAAAAAAGACCAGGCTCAAAATTGGGAACAGGCGGGATATATTCAATCAAAGCATCAAGTCTTGCTCTTGCTATGGATTGGGGCAAAATACAAATCGTTAAGAACCGTTTTAGAGAAGAAGATAAAAGCCCTTCTTCAAATACTATCGATTTCAATATAGAGCATGGATGTAATTTTGTTAAAACTCATGATTGGTATGTGGAACAAATTTTTTAA
- a CDS encoding transcriptional coactivator p15/PC4 family protein — MSKLIGEIEKNQKERIRIFIDEYRGHKFCNVRVFFEADNGQWLPTKKGITFNDETIDEVIPLLQKASKELEGE; from the coding sequence ATGTCAAAGTTGATAGGTGAAATTGAGAAGAACCAAAAAGAACGGATCAGGATATTCATTGATGAATATAGAGGTCATAAGTTTTGCAATGTTCGAGTTTTTTTTGAGGCCGATAACGGGCAATGGCTACCTACTAAGAAAGGCATCACCTTCAATGACGAAACCATAGACGAGGTAATTCCACTATTGCAGAAGGCCTCTAAAGAATTGGAAGGTGAATGA
- a CDS encoding helix-turn-helix domain-containing protein, translated as MGHKLTVSEIEEASMMLADGKSIRSVGRALHKAPSTISKISKVPAVQEKIMKFREQLAGKFETLSDVLITDIPIADIQKMNPYSRVLSSGISIDKASMLRGMDKKPLVTVQIIHLDPTLRPSKAIENAIDITPKRMDRDD; from the coding sequence ATGGGTCACAAATTAACGGTATCTGAAATAGAAGAGGCAAGCATGATGTTGGCCGATGGGAAGTCAATCCGAAGTGTTGGACGGGCATTACATAAGGCCCCCAGCACAATATCTAAGATTAGTAAGGTTCCAGCGGTGCAAGAAAAGATTATGAAATTTAGGGAGCAACTTGCAGGCAAATTTGAAACACTTAGTGACGTATTAATCACTGACATTCCCATAGCGGATATACAAAAAATGAATCCGTATTCCAGGGTACTCAGCTCAGGAATAAGCATAGATAAGGCTTCAATGCTTCGTGGAATGGATAAAAAGCCATTGGTGACTGTGCAAATCATACACCTTGATCCGACCCTACGCCCTTCGAAGGCCATAGAGAACGCCATTGACATTACTCCTAAAAGAATGGACAGAGATGATTGA
- a CDS encoding helix-turn-helix domain-containing protein: MKNDFKLKRLYSIKEAGVFLGRSTWSMREMLWAGKLPYIKDGKRIFVDLEDMTKWIEQAKITFGKN; encoded by the coding sequence ATGAAAAATGATTTTAAACTAAAGCGATTGTATTCCATTAAAGAGGCCGGGGTATTCCTTGGACGTTCAACCTGGAGTATGAGAGAGATGCTCTGGGCAGGCAAATTGCCTTACATTAAAGATGGGAAAAGAATATTTGTTGATCTTGAAGACATGACTAAATGGATCGAGCAGGCAAAAATTACCTTTGGAAAGAATTAG
- a CDS encoding helix-turn-helix transcriptional regulator translates to MERISKRILDFYIPMVYITIMTAQDIKRWRLKNGFSQVRLAKHLNVATMTVSRWETGSRGVPPFLFLALKSLECERKRGGKHGVDIQKK, encoded by the coding sequence TTGGAAAGAATTAGTAAAAGAATACTTGACTTCTATATACCAATGGTGTACATTACTATTATGACAGCACAGGACATAAAAAGATGGAGACTAAAAAATGGTTTCAGTCAGGTCCGTCTTGCTAAGCATCTCAACGTTGCAACGATGACAGTAAGTAGGTGGGAAACTGGTTCCAGAGGGGTCCCGCCATTTTTATTCCTTGCATTAAAATCTTTAGAATGCGAACGGAAAAGAGGAGGGAAACATGGGGTCGATATACAAAAGAAATAA